A genomic segment from Gemmatimonas sp. encodes:
- a CDS encoding carbonic anhydrase, whose protein sequence is MEEFRRIIEGNRVWAARVKAENPDFFSESAQGQQPLFLYIGCADSRVPANSITGTKPGELFVHRNIANLVMPSDINAMSVLQYAVEVLDVKHVIVTGHYGCGGVKAAMSDQQHGLVDHWLGPIRNVLRWNKEELDAIADPQARFDRLVELNVLEQLYHLSETPIIQQAWARGRRPLLHGLVYSLKDGILHELATGIDSQDAADHLADRRLSGVAAGPPPIGRVAAPILAGESLADEIAMRVIARMSEASEKRPQSR, encoded by the coding sequence ATGGAAGAATTCCGCCGCATCATCGAAGGCAATCGTGTCTGGGCTGCCCGGGTCAAAGCCGAAAATCCTGACTTCTTCAGCGAAAGCGCACAGGGACAGCAGCCGTTGTTCCTGTACATCGGCTGCGCTGACAGTCGCGTGCCGGCCAACTCGATCACGGGGACCAAGCCCGGCGAACTGTTCGTCCATCGCAACATCGCGAATCTCGTGATGCCGAGCGACATCAACGCGATGAGCGTGCTGCAGTACGCCGTGGAAGTGCTCGATGTGAAGCACGTCATCGTGACGGGTCACTACGGATGCGGCGGCGTGAAGGCGGCGATGTCGGACCAGCAGCACGGATTAGTGGACCACTGGCTGGGCCCGATTCGCAACGTGCTGCGCTGGAACAAGGAGGAGCTCGATGCGATCGCCGATCCGCAGGCGCGCTTCGACCGCCTCGTCGAGCTCAACGTGCTCGAGCAGCTCTATCACTTGTCGGAAACGCCGATCATCCAGCAGGCGTGGGCGCGCGGAAGGCGACCGTTGTTGCACGGTCTCGTGTACAGCCTGAAGGACGGCATCCTGCACGAACTGGCGACCGGCATCGACTCGCAGGACGCGGCCGATCATCTGGCCGATCGACGGCTCTCGGGGGTGGCGGCAGGCCCGCCGCCGATTGGCCGTGTAGCCGCTCCGATCCTCGCCGGCGAATCGCTCGCCGACGAAATTGCGATGCGGGTGATTGCCCGGATGTCCGAGGCCTCGGAAAAGCGCCCCCAGTCCCGCTAG
- a CDS encoding DUF445 domain-containing protein, with protein sequence MAIEPVREAAVLPDALSGPVPAALQITPDDELKRVRLVKMKRVATLMLVGVALVFMVTRWLESQYPWLGFVRAFAEAAMVGGIADWFAVTALFRHPLGIPIPHTAIVASRKDRIGTALGNFVQRNFLTRDVVAGKITAMKLGDRAAQWLAQPENSRRLARHAAHGLSGAVGVMRDEDVHEMVDRGIVSRLRRMQAAPLMARLFELMTTGGRHQALLDDALRLAAKFLFENEAMIREKVKAESPWWVPGAVDSRVGDKIVSGVEKTLVAVAADPDHPLRQRYDEAVERFVVSLRENPETIARFEQIKLDVLAHPGVADFSREVWGDVKEKLASYAERLADDAEKEPDQLEQWLAGLGQKVLEDPVLSAKVNSWIVEIVSYSVEQAREEVAKLISATVAAWDADATSRKIELQIGRDLQFIRINGTIVGGLVGLILYSVGLLLNR encoded by the coding sequence ATGGCGATCGAGCCGGTTCGGGAAGCGGCCGTGCTGCCCGATGCGCTGTCGGGACCAGTACCAGCGGCGCTGCAGATCACGCCCGACGACGAACTCAAACGCGTCCGGCTGGTCAAAATGAAGCGTGTGGCCACGCTCATGCTGGTGGGCGTCGCGCTCGTGTTCATGGTCACCCGTTGGCTCGAGTCGCAGTATCCGTGGCTGGGCTTCGTGCGCGCATTCGCCGAGGCGGCCATGGTGGGTGGCATCGCCGACTGGTTCGCCGTGACCGCACTGTTCCGGCATCCGCTCGGCATTCCGATTCCGCACACGGCGATCGTAGCGTCGCGGAAAGACCGCATCGGCACCGCGCTCGGCAACTTTGTGCAGCGCAACTTCCTCACGCGCGACGTGGTCGCTGGCAAGATCACGGCGATGAAGCTGGGTGACCGTGCCGCGCAGTGGTTGGCGCAGCCGGAAAACAGTCGCCGGCTGGCGCGGCACGCGGCGCACGGCCTGTCCGGCGCGGTTGGCGTGATGCGCGACGAAGACGTGCACGAGATGGTTGATCGTGGCATCGTGTCGCGCTTGCGACGCATGCAGGCGGCCCCGCTCATGGCACGGTTGTTCGAGCTGATGACCACCGGCGGACGCCACCAAGCGTTGCTGGACGACGCCCTGCGCCTGGCCGCCAAGTTCCTGTTTGAGAACGAGGCGATGATCCGCGAGAAGGTGAAGGCGGAGAGCCCGTGGTGGGTGCCCGGCGCGGTGGACAGTCGCGTGGGTGACAAGATCGTGAGCGGGGTGGAGAAAACGCTCGTGGCCGTGGCGGCCGACCCCGATCATCCACTGCGTCAACGTTATGACGAGGCCGTGGAACGCTTCGTGGTGTCGCTGCGCGAGAACCCCGAAACGATTGCGCGCTTCGAGCAGATCAAGCTCGATGTGCTGGCGCACCCGGGTGTCGCGGACTTCTCACGCGAAGTGTGGGGCGATGTAAAAGAGAAGCTCGCCTCCTACGCCGAGCGACTGGCCGACGACGCGGAGAAAGAGCCGGATCAGCTCGAGCAGTGGCTGGCCGGACTGGGCCAGAAAGTGCTCGAGGATCCCGTGTTGTCGGCCAAGGTGAACAGCTGGATCGTGGAGATCGTGTCGTACTCGGTAGAGCAGGCGCGCGAGGAAGTGGCGAAGCTGATCTCGGCGACCGTGGCGGCGTGGGACGCCGACGCGACGTCCCGCAAAATCGAACTGCAGATCGGGCGCGACCTGCAGTTCATTCGCATCAACGGAACGATTGTGGGTGGACTGGTGGGCCTGATTTTGTACTCGGTCGGGCTGTTGCTGAACCGTTAG
- a CDS encoding prepilin peptidase, whose protein sequence is MLPITADFVTLVLLPVFVLGASIGSFLNVCISRWPAELSVVRPRSRCPKCERAIAWHENIPLLSWVLLRGKCRGCSLPISIQYPAVELIVALGWVASFVVFGLTFEALRVAVFGTVLFGIAVTDAMTYLIPDGFTISGLVMVFAAAIANFFIGETSHFASPWAAFIGACAGAGAITIIGWLAEVIMKREAMGFGDTTLMAVVGAALGAERSLLTIIVGAFVGAVVFLLVVGPIVKWRTRGTDAEFEFPDVPFGVFLAPAAMLVLLWGEPLIAWYVQRAFPT, encoded by the coding sequence GTGCTGCCAATCACTGCTGATTTCGTCACGCTCGTTCTGCTGCCGGTGTTCGTGCTCGGCGCGTCGATCGGGTCGTTTCTGAACGTCTGCATCTCCCGCTGGCCGGCCGAGCTCAGTGTCGTGCGCCCCCGCTCGCGATGCCCCAAGTGCGAGCGCGCCATCGCCTGGCACGAGAACATTCCGCTGCTCAGCTGGGTGCTGCTGCGCGGGAAGTGCCGCGGCTGCAGTCTGCCGATCTCGATTCAGTATCCGGCCGTCGAACTGATTGTCGCCCTGGGGTGGGTGGCCAGTTTCGTGGTCTTCGGGTTGACCTTCGAAGCGCTGCGGGTGGCGGTGTTCGGCACGGTCCTGTTCGGCATCGCCGTGACCGACGCCATGACGTATCTGATTCCCGACGGCTTCACCATCAGCGGGCTGGTGATGGTCTTCGCGGCGGCGATTGCGAACTTCTTCATCGGTGAGACCTCACACTTCGCGTCGCCGTGGGCGGCGTTCATCGGCGCCTGCGCAGGAGCTGGTGCGATCACGATCATCGGCTGGCTGGCCGAAGTGATCATGAAGCGCGAAGCGATGGGGTTTGGTGACACGACGCTCATGGCCGTGGTCGGTGCGGCGCTTGGGGCCGAGCGTTCGCTGCTCACGATTATCGTGGGCGCATTCGTGGGCGCGGTGGTGTTTCTGCTCGTCGTGGGGCCGATCGTGAAGTGGCGCACGCGCGGCACCGACGCGGAGTTCGAGTTCCCGGATGTGCCGTTCGGGGTCTTCCTTGCGCCTGCCGCGATGCTGGTCTTGCTTTGGGGAGAGCCTCTTATCGCGTGGTATGTACAGCGCGCGTTTCCGACCTGA
- a CDS encoding RNA methyltransferase: MKLLTLARDLQRRKARERQHRFVAEGVRTVEALLASGWSVEGMLVTAALREQERGRALVAAAEGRGIAVAVVSDRELESAADTDSPQGVLAVAPIPERALRAPEGPSSRFLVLDALQDPGNVGTVIRTAAALGVTATVALPGTVDLWNAKVVRSTMGALFVHPALPMSWEAFADFAATHAVPVWAADTDGVPLDQVTTGSLPAHLALVVSNEGAGLSAQLSAAVTSRVAIRMAPGIESLNVAVATGILLHALRAG, translated from the coding sequence GTGAAGCTACTGACTCTGGCTCGTGACCTGCAGCGCCGGAAAGCTCGTGAGCGGCAGCACCGATTTGTCGCTGAAGGCGTGCGTACGGTCGAGGCGCTGCTGGCGTCGGGGTGGTCGGTGGAGGGGATGCTGGTCACGGCCGCCCTCCGCGAGCAGGAGCGCGGGCGGGCGCTGGTGGCGGCCGCCGAAGGGCGCGGGATCGCCGTGGCGGTCGTAAGCGACAGGGAGCTGGAGAGCGCGGCCGATACCGACTCCCCGCAAGGTGTGCTGGCGGTGGCGCCGATCCCGGAGCGGGCATTGCGGGCTCCCGAAGGCCCTTCCAGTCGATTCCTGGTACTGGACGCCCTTCAGGACCCTGGCAACGTGGGCACGGTCATCAGGACCGCCGCGGCGCTGGGCGTTACCGCGACGGTGGCTTTGCCGGGAACCGTTGACCTCTGGAACGCTAAAGTCGTCCGTAGCACGATGGGCGCACTCTTCGTGCACCCGGCGTTACCGATGTCGTGGGAGGCGTTCGCGGACTTTGCCGCGACACACGCCGTGCCCGTGTGGGCGGCGGACACCGACGGTGTTCCTCTCGATCAGGTCACGACGGGCTCGCTGCCGGCGCATCTGGCGCTGGTGGTCAGCAACGAAGGGGCCGGATTGTCGGCACAGCTCTCGGCGGCGGTTACGTCGCGGGTGGCGATCCGAATGGCGCCCGGTATCGAGTCGCTGAACGTGGCGGTGGCAACGGGCATTCTGTTGCACGCGCTGCGCGCCGGATAA
- a CDS encoding D-aminoacylase, producing the protein MNRFVRYHSVFRVAALLAMAACAAPKDYDVVIRGGTVYDGSGGAPITGDVAIRGDSIVAVGTVSGVGRLEVKADGLAVAPGFINMLSWATESLIEDGRSQSDIRQGVTLEVMGEGDSMGPLSDTLRADMLSQQGDITFPITWRTLRGYQDSLVKKGISTNIASFIGATTVRINHVGWDDRAPTAAELEAMQAEVRTAMEEGALGVGSSLIYAPAFYAKTPELVALMKAAAPFGGMYISHMRSEGARLEEAVEELITIAREAGVRAEIYHLKAAGESSWPKMDKVLARIEAARAEGLEITADIYPYTAGATGLDAAMPPWVQEGGYAAWAKRLQDPATRKKVAQEMRTPTDKWESLLLAAGSPERVVLSGFKADSLKQYTGMTLAAVAKLRNATPEETAMDLVVKDGTRVGTIYFIIDEDNIVKELKKPWVSIGSDAGSLASEGKFLKSSPHPRAYGSFARVLGKYTRDEKVLTLQEAVRRMSALPAGNLRLARRGLLKPGYFADVVLFDPATIRDNATFEQPHQYASGMRHVFVNGVQVLKDGEHTGAKPGRVVLGAGAKR; encoded by the coding sequence ATGAATCGCTTCGTCCGCTACCACTCCGTCTTTCGCGTGGCTGCGCTACTGGCCATGGCCGCCTGCGCCGCGCCCAAGGATTATGACGTGGTCATTCGCGGAGGGACCGTGTACGACGGTTCCGGCGGCGCGCCGATCACAGGCGATGTGGCCATTCGCGGCGATTCCATCGTGGCCGTGGGCACGGTGAGCGGGGTCGGGCGGCTGGAGGTAAAGGCCGACGGACTCGCGGTCGCCCCCGGCTTCATCAACATGCTGAGCTGGGCCACCGAATCGCTCATCGAAGACGGACGGAGCCAGAGCGATATCCGTCAGGGCGTCACGCTCGAGGTGATGGGTGAAGGCGACTCGATGGGGCCGCTGTCGGATACGCTGCGCGCCGACATGCTGTCGCAGCAGGGGGACATCACCTTCCCAATCACCTGGCGCACGCTGCGTGGCTATCAGGATTCGCTGGTCAAGAAGGGGATCAGCACGAACATCGCGTCATTCATCGGTGCCACGACGGTGCGAATCAATCACGTGGGCTGGGATGATCGCGCGCCGACGGCCGCGGAGCTGGAGGCGATGCAGGCCGAGGTGCGCACGGCGATGGAAGAAGGAGCGCTGGGCGTGGGATCAAGCTTGATCTACGCACCGGCGTTCTATGCGAAGACGCCGGAGTTGGTGGCGCTCATGAAGGCCGCCGCGCCCTTCGGCGGCATGTACATCTCGCACATGCGCAGCGAGGGGGCGCGTCTGGAAGAAGCGGTCGAAGAGCTGATCACCATCGCCCGCGAAGCCGGTGTGCGCGCGGAGATTTATCACCTGAAGGCGGCGGGTGAGAGCAGCTGGCCAAAGATGGACAAGGTGCTCGCGCGCATCGAAGCCGCTCGTGCCGAAGGGCTCGAGATCACGGCCGACATTTATCCATACACGGCGGGTGCGACGGGACTCGACGCGGCAATGCCGCCATGGGTGCAGGAGGGCGGCTATGCAGCGTGGGCGAAACGCTTGCAGGACCCCGCCACGCGCAAGAAAGTCGCGCAGGAAATGCGCACGCCGACCGACAAATGGGAGAGCCTGCTGCTGGCGGCGGGCTCGCCGGAGCGCGTGGTGCTTTCGGGCTTCAAAGCGGACTCGCTCAAGCAGTACACGGGCATGACCCTCGCCGCCGTCGCGAAGCTACGGAACGCCACGCCGGAAGAGACGGCGATGGACTTGGTGGTGAAGGATGGCACACGTGTCGGCACGATCTACTTCATCATCGACGAAGACAACATTGTGAAAGAGTTGAAGAAGCCCTGGGTGAGCATTGGCTCCGATGCCGGGTCACTGGCGTCGGAAGGCAAGTTCCTGAAGAGCAGTCCGCATCCGCGGGCGTACGGCAGCTTCGCCCGCGTGCTGGGCAAGTACACGCGGGACGAAAAGGTGCTCACGCTGCAGGAGGCGGTGCGACGCATGTCGGCGCTGCCCGCAGGCAATCTTCGGCTCGCCCGCCGTGGTCTGCTCAAGCCAGGCTACTTCGCCGACGTGGTGCTGTTCGATCCTGCAACCATTCGCGACAACGCGACGTTTGAACAGCCGCATCAGTACGCGAGCGGCATGCGGCACGTGTTCGTGAACGGCGTGCAGGTGCTGAAAGATGGAGAGCATACCGGCGCGAAGCCGGGACGTGTGGTGCTCGGCGCGGGAGCCAAGCGATGA
- the lon gene encoding endopeptidase La has translation MSRSNPRFPGIPMPRGQRKEEILRAELPPTLPLMALRSTIVYPLGTIAVQMGAPENLALLRAHEESGLVVALVVASGDGDDAIDPHNFIGRVGVAARVHERINLPGDTVQITLQGLRRITIDAIDQVNPFAIAQIQGAKETPADAMELDELVARTVSAAETLAELVDRIPNEVPQILKMNVSDPGRFADLAATNMNLRISDKEEVLQRLDIGHRIRFILSRLEREVARARVMEDVKKQTEVKIEQHQREFYLRQQLRAIQSELGEADPNEKESVDLLRRIEEAHLPEKVATEARRETERLRMLSPASSEYQVLRTYLDWVLALPWHKRSADDQEIVLAKVEDALGDRHYGLDEAKERIIEYLAVRKLRGGDPTGPILCFVGPPGTGKTSLGEAIANSIGREFYRISVGGVRDEAEIRGHRRTYVGAMPGLLIQALRRVEVRDPVIMIDEIDKMSNGGNSGDPTAAMLEVLDPSQNTTFVDHYLNLPFDLSGVLFICTANNLYDIPGPLRDRMEVIRIAGYTIEEKVEIAQRYLMPRLLEDHGLTTDDIHVPEATLGFITSRYSREAGLRTFERSLASLLRKRARAKADGDMSAWEIGIERAEEILGTPRFSMEEAEMEPEIGAVTGLAWTSTGGDIMTIEALRMPGNGKLTVTGQLGDVMRESVDAAYSFVRSRATTLGIEDSEFRESDMHLHFPAGSIPKDGPSAGIAVTLALASALSRRPVRRDLALTGEVTLRGRVLEIGGVKEKVLAAYRAGLREVIMPKGNEKDVRDVPQEVRDKMAFTFAATMDEVLHLALLPHADTHPADAMPLNASSTVVASDGPAATAADTW, from the coding sequence GTGTCACGATCGAATCCGCGGTTTCCCGGCATCCCGATGCCTCGCGGCCAGCGCAAGGAAGAAATTCTTCGCGCCGAGCTGCCCCCGACGCTGCCCTTGATGGCGCTGCGCTCTACGATCGTGTACCCGTTGGGGACGATCGCCGTACAGATGGGCGCCCCCGAGAATCTCGCGCTGCTCCGCGCGCACGAGGAATCCGGCTTGGTCGTGGCCTTGGTCGTCGCCTCTGGAGACGGGGACGACGCCATCGATCCGCACAACTTCATTGGACGCGTCGGTGTGGCCGCCCGCGTGCATGAGCGGATCAACCTGCCCGGCGACACTGTCCAGATCACCTTGCAGGGGCTTCGTCGCATCACGATCGACGCGATCGATCAGGTGAATCCGTTCGCCATCGCGCAGATCCAAGGGGCCAAGGAAACGCCGGCCGATGCGATGGAGCTCGACGAGTTGGTGGCACGTACCGTCTCCGCCGCGGAAACGCTGGCCGAGCTGGTGGATCGTATTCCGAACGAAGTGCCGCAGATTCTCAAGATGAACGTGTCCGATCCCGGACGGTTCGCCGATCTCGCCGCCACGAACATGAATTTGCGCATCTCCGATAAGGAGGAGGTGCTGCAGCGACTCGACATCGGTCATCGCATCCGGTTCATCCTTTCACGCCTCGAGCGCGAAGTCGCCCGCGCCCGCGTGATGGAAGACGTGAAGAAACAGACCGAAGTGAAGATCGAGCAGCACCAGCGCGAGTTCTATCTGCGTCAGCAGCTGCGCGCGATCCAGTCCGAGCTCGGCGAGGCCGATCCCAATGAAAAGGAATCGGTCGATCTCCTTCGCCGCATCGAAGAGGCGCACCTGCCCGAGAAGGTGGCCACCGAAGCGCGTCGCGAAACGGAACGACTGCGCATGCTCTCTCCGGCGTCCAGCGAGTATCAAGTGTTGCGCACGTACCTCGACTGGGTACTCGCCCTCCCGTGGCATAAGCGCAGCGCCGACGATCAGGAGATCGTGCTCGCCAAGGTCGAAGACGCGCTCGGCGATCGACACTATGGACTCGATGAAGCCAAAGAGCGCATCATCGAGTACCTCGCCGTGCGCAAACTGCGGGGCGGTGATCCGACCGGACCGATCCTCTGTTTCGTCGGACCGCCGGGTACGGGCAAGACCTCGCTCGGCGAGGCGATTGCCAACTCCATCGGCCGCGAGTTCTATCGCATCTCGGTGGGCGGCGTGCGCGACGAAGCCGAAATCCGTGGTCATCGTCGTACCTACGTGGGTGCGATGCCGGGCCTGCTCATTCAGGCGCTGCGTCGTGTGGAAGTGCGCGATCCCGTCATCATGATCGACGAGATCGACAAAATGAGCAACGGCGGCAACTCGGGCGATCCCACCGCCGCCATGCTCGAAGTGCTCGACCCGTCGCAGAACACCACCTTCGTGGACCACTATCTGAACCTGCCGTTCGACCTGTCGGGCGTGCTGTTCATCTGCACCGCGAACAATTTGTACGACATTCCCGGCCCGTTGCGCGATCGTATGGAAGTGATCCGCATTGCCGGTTACACGATTGAAGAAAAGGTCGAGATCGCGCAGCGCTATCTCATGCCGCGCCTGCTCGAGGATCACGGCCTCACCACCGACGATATTCACGTACCCGAGGCCACGCTGGGGTTCATCACCAGCCGCTACTCGCGTGAAGCTGGACTACGCACCTTCGAGCGTTCGCTGGCGTCGTTGCTGCGCAAGCGCGCCCGCGCGAAGGCCGATGGCGACATGAGTGCGTGGGAGATCGGTATCGAGCGCGCCGAAGAGATCCTGGGCACGCCGCGCTTCTCCATGGAAGAGGCCGAGATGGAGCCGGAAATCGGCGCCGTGACCGGCCTCGCCTGGACCAGCACCGGCGGCGACATCATGACGATCGAAGCGTTGCGCATGCCCGGCAACGGCAAGCTGACGGTGACCGGGCAGCTCGGCGACGTGATGCGCGAGTCGGTGGACGCCGCCTATTCGTTCGTGCGTTCGCGCGCCACCACGCTGGGCATCGAGGACAGCGAGTTCCGCGAGTCCGACATGCACCTGCACTTCCCCGCCGGCTCGATTCCGAAAGACGGTCCATCGGCCGGCATCGCCGTCACGCTCGCGCTGGCCAGCGCGCTCTCACGTCGACCCGTGCGTCGCGATCTCGCGCTTACCGGCGAAGTCACGCTACGTGGTCGCGTGCTCGAAATCGGTGGCGTGAAGGAGAAGGTCCTGGCGGCGTATCGCGCGGGGCTGCGCGAAGTCATCATGCCGAAGGGCAACGAAAAGGACGTGCGCGACGTGCCGCAGGAAGTGCGCGACAAGATGGCCTTCACCTTCGCGGCGACGATGGACGAAGTGCTGCACCTTGCGCTGTTGCCACATGCCGATACGCATCCGGCCGATGCGATGCCGCTCAACGCCAGCAGTACGGTGGTGGCGAGCGACGGCCCGGCGGCGACGGCGGCCGACACCTGGTAA
- the ffh gene encoding signal recognition particle protein: MFDELSDKLGNVFAKLRGRGVLTDADIKEGLREVRRVLLEADVNFSLTREFLERVEQKAVGVLQIKTIQPAQQLVKIVHDELTAMLGERREGLKMSTVPPTIIMMVGLQGSGKTTTAGKLARKLMLENKATRLVAADVYRPAAIDQLETLGRALNVPVYADRDTKDVVKIAKAGIDQGVRARDRVVIIDTAGRLQIDADMMEELKKLKAAIKPDEILFVADGMTGQEAVKIAQGFDEALNVTGVILTKLDGDARGGAALSIYGVLKKPIKYIGVGEKPDALEEFHPERMAGRILQMGDIVSLVEKAQETFDATEAKKLEKKVRKEGMDLEDFLTAMRQMQKLGPLENLLKLLPGVNSKMLKDVKMDPKRMKHIEAIVLSMTPQERKKPEILNGSRRARIAKGCGRPVSEVNKLLEQFREMQKMMKKMGGGPGGAGGKGGGGMPRMPFGGGGGMFGGMR; this comes from the coding sequence ATGTTTGACGAGCTATCAGACAAACTCGGGAACGTCTTCGCGAAGCTTCGCGGACGCGGCGTTCTCACCGATGCCGACATCAAGGAAGGGCTGCGCGAGGTTCGCCGCGTCCTCCTGGAAGCCGACGTGAACTTCTCGCTTACCCGTGAGTTCCTCGAACGGGTGGAGCAGAAGGCTGTCGGCGTGTTGCAGATCAAGACGATTCAGCCAGCTCAGCAGTTGGTGAAGATCGTGCACGACGAGCTCACGGCGATGCTGGGCGAACGGCGCGAGGGGCTCAAGATGAGCACCGTGCCGCCCACGATCATCATGATGGTCGGCTTGCAGGGGTCGGGTAAGACGACCACCGCCGGCAAGCTCGCCCGCAAGCTGATGCTCGAGAACAAGGCAACGCGTCTGGTGGCGGCCGACGTCTATCGCCCGGCCGCCATCGATCAGCTCGAAACACTCGGCCGTGCGCTGAACGTGCCGGTGTACGCCGATCGCGACACGAAGGATGTGGTCAAGATCGCAAAGGCCGGTATCGATCAGGGTGTGCGGGCGCGCGACCGCGTGGTCATCATCGACACCGCCGGTCGTTTGCAGATCGATGCCGACATGATGGAGGAGCTCAAGAAGCTCAAGGCCGCGATCAAGCCCGACGAAATCCTGTTCGTGGCCGACGGCATGACGGGTCAGGAAGCGGTGAAGATCGCGCAGGGCTTTGACGAAGCGCTAAACGTGACCGGCGTGATTCTGACCAAGCTCGATGGCGATGCGCGCGGTGGTGCGGCGCTGTCGATCTACGGCGTGCTCAAGAAGCCGATCAAGTACATCGGTGTCGGTGAGAAGCCGGACGCGCTCGAGGAGTTCCATCCGGAGCGCATGGCGGGGCGCATTCTCCAGATGGGCGACATCGTGTCGCTCGTGGAAAAGGCGCAGGAAACGTTTGATGCCACCGAAGCGAAGAAGCTCGAGAAGAAGGTCCGCAAGGAAGGCATGGACCTCGAGGACTTCCTCACGGCGATGCGTCAGATGCAGAAGCTCGGACCGCTCGAGAATCTGCTGAAGCTGCTGCCGGGTGTGAACTCGAAGATGCTGAAGGACGTCAAGATGGACCCCAAGCGCATGAAGCACATCGAGGCCATCGTGTTGTCCATGACCCCGCAGGAGCGGAAGAAGCCGGAGATCCTGAACGGTTCACGCCGCGCGCGCATCGCGAAGGGCTGCGGCCGTCCGGTGAGCGAGGTGAACAAGCTGCTCGAACAGTTCCGCGAAATGCAGAAGATGATGAAGAAGATGGGCGGCGGCCCGGGCGGCGCCGGTGGCAAGGGGGGCGGTGGTATGCCCCGGATGCCATTCGGCGGCGGTGGCGGAATGTTCGGCGGAATGCGGTGA
- a CDS encoding SulP family inorganic anion transporter, whose amino-acid sequence MMGTQTIAPPGAALDVRSVARTRLFDTWRDDVPAGIVVFLVALPLCLGIAVASGAPLISGVVAGVVGGLVVGALSGSSLMVSGPAAGLTPVVLLGIQQVGGFERLLPAVILAGILQLLLSGLRAGVVAYYVPSSVIKGMLAGIGLTLILKQLPHALGYDGDYEGDMSFVESSGSTTIGSLAEAFQQIQPGAVMAALLGVAVMFWWPRSPFAKIKLLPAPMVAVAVGVGLNELLRVVLPDLAIRGTHLVSLPAISDGNLASQFAFPDWSAFSSPNVWQLALIIGLVASLESLLSLEATNKLDPLRRDAPVNRELFAQGIGNVVAGFLGGLPITGVMIRSSANVDAGARSRLSVMVHAVLLLAAVLALGFVLNRTPLAAIASVLLVTGFRLAAPALWGTAWRLGYSHFIPFAVTIAAIVFTDVLRGIGVGLVVGIAFIIMEHLRSPVLSRISPPGAVLTRYALPEQVTFLSKASIARALNATAPGSRIEIDGRRTTRFDYDALEVLLLFRETAKARDIDYRLVGIPEAELTPAHMRIIS is encoded by the coding sequence ATGATGGGAACGCAAACGATCGCTCCACCCGGCGCCGCTCTTGATGTTCGCAGCGTCGCGCGAACGCGCCTGTTCGACACATGGCGAGATGACGTGCCCGCCGGCATCGTCGTATTCCTCGTCGCGCTGCCCCTCTGCCTCGGCATCGCCGTCGCGTCCGGCGCCCCACTCATCTCCGGCGTCGTCGCCGGTGTCGTGGGTGGCCTCGTCGTCGGTGCGCTCTCCGGGTCGTCGCTGATGGTGAGCGGCCCGGCCGCCGGTTTGACCCCCGTCGTGCTGCTGGGAATCCAGCAAGTCGGCGGCTTCGAACGCCTGCTCCCCGCCGTCATTCTCGCCGGCATTCTGCAGCTGCTGCTAAGCGGCCTGCGGGCCGGCGTCGTCGCGTACTACGTGCCGTCGTCCGTGATCAAGGGCATGCTGGCCGGCATCGGGCTCACGCTCATCCTCAAGCAGCTTCCACACGCGCTGGGATACGACGGTGACTACGAAGGCGACATGTCGTTCGTGGAATCCTCCGGCTCCACGACGATTGGATCTCTGGCCGAAGCCTTTCAGCAGATCCAACCGGGCGCCGTGATGGCTGCCCTGCTCGGCGTGGCCGTGATGTTTTGGTGGCCGCGCTCGCCGTTTGCCAAGATCAAACTGCTGCCGGCTCCCATGGTCGCGGTCGCCGTCGGCGTCGGGCTCAACGAACTATTGCGCGTCGTACTCCCCGACCTCGCCATTCGTGGTACCCATCTGGTGTCACTGCCGGCGATCAGTGACGGGAACCTCGCCAGCCAGTTCGCCTTCCCGGACTGGAGCGCATTCTCCAGCCCCAACGTGTGGCAGCTCGCGTTGATCATCGGGCTCGTGGCCAGCCTCGAATCACTGCTCAGCCTCGAGGCCACGAATAAGCTCGATCCGCTGCGTCGTGACGCGCCGGTGAATCGGGAGCTGTTTGCGCAGGGCATCGGCAACGTGGTCGCTGGGTTCCTCGGAGGTCTCCCGATCACCGGCGTCATGATCCGCAGCTCGGCCAACGTCGATGCCGGTGCACGTTCCCGTCTGTCCGTCATGGTGCACGCGGTACTCTTGCTGGCGGCGGTCCTCGCGCTTGGTTTCGTGTTGAATCGCACACCGTTGGCGGCGATTGCGTCGGTCCTCCTGGTCACGGGCTTCCGTCTCGCCGCGCCGGCGTTGTGGGGCACCGCCTGGCGGCTTGGCTACAGCCATTTCATCCCGTTCGCCGTCACGATCGCCGCCATTGTCTTCACCGATGTGCTGCGCGGCATCGGCGTCGGCCTCGTGGTTGGTATCGCGTTCATCATCATGGAGCACCTGCGCAGTCCCGTGCTGTCGCGGATCAGTCCGCCCGGCGCTGTGCTCACGCGCTACGCGCTCCCCGAGCAGGTGACGTTCCTCAGTAAGGCCAGCATCGCCCGCGCGTTGAATGCTACGGCGCCGGGCAGTCGTATCGAGATCGACGGTCGACGCACGACCCGCTTTGACTACGACGCCCTCGAAGTGCTCTTGCTGTTCCGCGAAACGGCGAAGGCGCGAGACATCGACTACCGCCTCGTCGGCATTCCTGAAGCTGAGCTGACCCCGGCGCATATGCGCATCATTTCCTGA